From Chryseobacterium gallinarum, one genomic window encodes:
- the traM gene encoding conjugative transposon protein TraM, translating into MKDKENKKSVVRVTEGNPSVTADVLQDSTESKAEKLKKPLIFGLMGIVFVGCMYLIFKPSEDKKAMENIGLNDAVPQATDAGLPDDKGKAYEQEMLQQKDQEKRNALTTLSDYWNTEDSTQDNEEAFTEEEEAYGYGGGRTSGRNGNPALSSYRNMQSTLGSFYQDDNAETTELRRQLEELKEQLAEKDVPPVATVDDQLKLMEKSYEMAAKYLPKNTNTENAALDNNVTPAVSSANQKEHFVAFTPARKNTVSALYREPTDSAFLANWSETRNRGFYTAGSIEQVVQPKNSIKASVHETQTIVGETGVRLRLLEPAQTPQRTIPKGTIVTANAKFQGGRLQLKITSIELEGNIIPVDITIYDIDGQQGLYVPYSPEMNALTEMAGNMSQTSGTSVMLTQSAGQQVAADLSRGVVQGISGYFAKKVRTPKVTLKAGHQVFLVSKQ; encoded by the coding sequence ATGAAAGATAAGGAGAACAAAAAATCGGTTGTCCGGGTAACGGAAGGAAACCCGTCGGTAACCGCTGATGTGCTGCAAGACAGCACAGAGAGCAAAGCCGAAAAGCTCAAAAAGCCACTTATATTCGGCTTGATGGGAATTGTCTTCGTGGGTTGTATGTACCTCATATTTAAACCATCCGAAGATAAAAAGGCAATGGAAAACATCGGGCTGAACGATGCCGTACCACAGGCTACGGATGCAGGGCTACCCGATGATAAAGGGAAAGCATACGAGCAGGAAATGCTTCAGCAAAAAGACCAGGAAAAACGCAACGCACTTACCACGCTTTCCGATTATTGGAACACGGAAGACAGTACACAGGACAATGAAGAAGCGTTTACCGAAGAGGAAGAAGCCTACGGATACGGCGGTGGCAGAACTTCTGGAAGAAACGGCAATCCTGCATTGAGCAGCTACCGCAATATGCAAAGCACATTGGGTTCATTCTATCAGGATGATAATGCGGAAACAACTGAACTCCGCAGGCAATTGGAGGAACTGAAGGAACAATTGGCCGAGAAAGATGTACCGCCTGTCGCCACCGTAGATGACCAACTGAAGCTAATGGAGAAATCCTATGAAATGGCGGCAAAATATCTTCCGAAGAATACGAATACAGAAAATGCTGCACTTGATAACAATGTTACTCCGGCGGTTTCGTCTGCCAACCAAAAAGAGCATTTTGTGGCGTTTACACCTGCAAGAAAAAACACCGTTTCTGCCCTGTACCGTGAGCCTACGGATAGTGCTTTCTTAGCCAATTGGAGCGAAACGAGAAATCGTGGCTTTTATACCGCAGGTTCCATTGAGCAGGTGGTACAACCCAAAAACAGTATAAAGGCAAGTGTACACGAAACACAAACGATAGTAGGCGAAACAGGTGTACGTCTTCGTTTATTGGAGCCAGCTCAAACACCACAACGAACCATTCCAAAAGGAACGATTGTAACAGCTAATGCCAAATTTCAGGGAGGGCGATTACAGCTAAAGATTACTTCAATAGAACTGGAGGGCAATATCATACCGGTAGATATAACCATTTATGACATAGACGGACAGCAAGGTTTGTATGTTCCGTATTCGCCCGAAATGAATGCCCTTACCGAAATGGCAGGCAATATGAGCCAGACTTCGGGAACCAGCGTGATGCTCACGCAGTCCGCCGGACAGCAGGTTGCCGCAGACCTTAGCCGTGGCGTGGTACAGGGCATTTCTGGCTATTTCGCCAAAAAGGTGCGCACACCCAAAGTAACCCTAAAGGCAGGCCATCAGGTCTTCCTTGTTTCCAAACAATGA
- a CDS encoding DUF3872 domain-containing protein — protein MTAIFNKFRIGLLPIYVLLATLTTSVTLVSCSKDDELEIQNDFPFEVNVMPVPKDIANGQTVEIRITIQRIGNYTGTQYYLRYFQFDGQGTLRYFDEPPYLPNDLYPLPTEQFRLYYTSTSAVSQSFEVWISDSFGNEKQISFQFNSSD, from the coding sequence ATGACAGCAATATTCAATAAATTCAGAATAGGATTACTGCCTATATATGTGCTTTTGGCAACCCTTACAACTTCGGTTACACTGGTATCTTGCAGCAAAGATGACGAACTCGAAATACAGAACGATTTTCCTTTTGAGGTCAATGTAATGCCAGTACCCAAAGATATTGCCAACGGGCAGACCGTAGAGATACGCATTACCATACAGCGTATCGGAAATTATACAGGAACGCAATACTATCTCCGGTATTTTCAGTTTGACGGTCAGGGTACATTGCGGTATTTCGATGAACCGCCGTACCTGCCCAATGATTTGTACCCACTGCCAACGGAGCAGTTCAGGTTGTATTACACTTCCACATCTGCCGTATCACAGTCCTTTGAGGTTTGGATTTCGGATAGCTTTGGCAATGAGAAACAGATAAGTTTTCAATTCAATAGTAGTGATTAA
- a CDS encoding DNA polymerase III subunit alpha, protein MLLNLHSYYSLRYGTMSLTELIEHIRTNGYDTAVLTDINNSSATLDFIRLCTDAGIRGLAGMEFRNDNQLLYVGIAKNEMGFKELNDLMTFANRYKSALPAIAPEFKNVFVIYPFGSISETNLKDNEYIGIRPHEVNKFIVAPKKYLERYIILQPVSFKRQDFQLHKQLRAIDNNILISQLEQMQVAREDEVFMSLTELNKTYSPVPKLIENTQHLLSECNFNFDFKTSKNRKTFTGNRYDDKQLLYKYAMDGFGRRYGADDKRAKERVLKELDIIDNLNFSSYFLITDDICRYARSRDFHYVGRGSGANSIVAYCLGITDVCPIELNLYFERFLNPKRKSPPDFDIDFSWRDRDEMYAYIFNRYQSEHTALMGAMGTFRDRSIIRELGKVYGLPKSEIDRLIQEPDNMLNKNEVTHTILSVYNQMADFPNQRTIHASGVLISDNPLTCYSALDYPPKGLPTVQFDMYVAEDIGFEKFDILSQRGIGHIKDCRELIRINKGVTIDTSTPKRFFTDPIIAEQLRSANTVGCFYIESPAMRQLISKLRCDNYLTLVAASSIIRPGVASSGMMQAYIERHLNPEKVEYIHPAFKEQLEDTYGIMVYQEDVMKIGHHFGGLDLAEADVLRRMMSGKYRNVNHLAEIEDRYHSNCREKGYPEHIAKEVWRQMQSFAGYSFNKAHSASFAVESYQSLFLKTYYPLEFMVSVLNNYGGFYSREVYINEARKAGGNICLPCVNKSVYDTSIEGNDIYLGFDCLLNLENKLAQLISEERKRNGDYSSLENFHLRTGAGLEQMIILIRSGAFRFLGAGKKELLWEAHLLLNKNRNTHLQVGQLFSTNAEKPQLPVFVTDELENLYDEIELMGFPVSGSIFDLAKSDYRGNADAKTLASSNGKIVRVVAHLVASKTVRTKNGSLMKFGTFIDHNGDFIDTVHFTQSLQKSPLRGKGLYLIEGKATVDYDCPAIEVHRCAMMPIKPDPRSV, encoded by the coding sequence ATGTTACTCAATCTGCACAGTTATTATAGTCTGCGGTACGGAACAATGAGCCTTACGGAACTCATTGAACATATCCGTACCAATGGGTATGATACGGCCGTGCTGACCGATATCAACAATTCATCTGCCACCTTGGATTTCATACGGCTTTGTACAGATGCTGGGATACGGGGTTTGGCAGGAATGGAATTTAGAAACGACAATCAATTGTTGTACGTGGGCATTGCCAAAAACGAAATGGGCTTTAAGGAACTCAACGACCTGATGACCTTTGCCAACCGCTACAAATCGGCTTTGCCTGCCATTGCTCCGGAATTTAAAAACGTTTTTGTCATTTATCCCTTTGGCTCTATTTCAGAAACGAATTTAAAGGATAATGAATACATCGGCATACGACCCCACGAGGTCAATAAATTCATAGTAGCTCCAAAGAAATATTTGGAACGCTATATCATCCTGCAACCTGTATCATTTAAAAGACAGGATTTTCAACTGCACAAGCAGTTAAGGGCTATCGACAACAATATCCTTATATCCCAATTGGAACAAATGCAGGTAGCCCGTGAGGATGAGGTTTTTATGAGCCTGACAGAACTCAACAAAACATACAGTCCTGTACCCAAACTCATCGAGAATACCCAACATTTGTTGTCGGAGTGTAATTTCAACTTCGATTTCAAAACCAGTAAGAACCGTAAGACCTTTACAGGGAACCGTTACGATGACAAACAGTTATTGTACAAATACGCAATGGACGGATTTGGCAGAAGATATGGAGCAGACGATAAACGGGCAAAAGAGCGTGTGCTGAAAGAACTGGATATTATCGATAACCTCAACTTTTCAAGCTACTTCTTGATTACCGATGACATTTGCCGATATGCAAGAAGCCGGGATTTCCACTATGTGGGCAGAGGTAGCGGGGCGAACAGTATTGTAGCCTATTGTTTGGGCATTACCGATGTTTGTCCCATTGAGCTGAACCTGTATTTTGAACGTTTTCTAAATCCAAAAAGGAAAAGTCCGCCCGATTTTGACATTGATTTCTCCTGGAGGGACAGGGACGAAATGTATGCTTACATTTTCAACCGATACCAGAGTGAACATACCGCCCTGATGGGTGCAATGGGTACGTTTCGTGACCGCAGTATTATCCGTGAGTTGGGTAAGGTTTACGGATTGCCCAAAAGCGAAATAGACAGACTCATACAAGAGCCTGATAATATGCTCAACAAAAATGAAGTAACCCATACTATATTGTCCGTTTATAACCAAATGGCAGATTTTCCAAACCAACGGACGATACACGCTTCGGGCGTTTTGATTTCTGACAATCCACTCACTTGTTATTCCGCATTGGATTATCCCCCAAAGGGATTGCCTACGGTACAGTTCGATATGTATGTAGCAGAGGATATTGGCTTTGAAAAGTTCGATATTCTTTCCCAAAGAGGTATCGGACACATCAAGGATTGCAGGGAGCTTATCCGCATTAATAAGGGGGTGACGATAGATACTTCAACCCCCAAACGGTTCTTTACCGACCCTATTATTGCGGAGCAACTGCGTTCGGCAAATACAGTCGGTTGCTTTTATATCGAAAGTCCGGCAATGCGACAACTGATTAGTAAATTACGGTGCGATAACTACCTCACATTGGTCGCTGCCAGCTCTATCATTCGTCCGGGTGTAGCTTCATCAGGAATGATGCAGGCATATATCGAACGCCATTTGAACCCCGAAAAGGTTGAATATATCCACCCCGCATTCAAAGAACAATTAGAGGACACTTATGGTATAATGGTCTATCAGGAAGATGTGATGAAAATCGGGCATCATTTCGGGGGACTGGATTTGGCGGAAGCCGATGTATTGAGGCGGATGATGAGCGGTAAATACCGAAACGTCAACCACCTTGCCGAGATTGAGGACAGATACCACAGCAACTGCCGTGAGAAAGGTTATCCCGAACACATTGCCAAAGAAGTATGGCGACAGATGCAGTCGTTTGCAGGCTACAGTTTCAATAAGGCTCACAGTGCTTCCTTTGCCGTAGAAAGCTATCAGAGTTTGTTTCTGAAAACGTACTATCCATTGGAATTTATGGTCAGTGTGTTGAATAATTACGGTGGCTTTTATTCCCGTGAAGTTTATATCAATGAAGCAAGGAAGGCAGGCGGAAATATCTGTTTGCCTTGCGTAAACAAAAGTGTGTACGACACGAGTATCGAGGGCAACGATATTTATCTGGGCTTCGATTGCCTTTTAAATCTTGAAAACAAGCTGGCACAGCTTATCTCCGAAGAACGGAAACGCAACGGAGATTATTCGAGTTTGGAAAATTTCCACCTGCGTACAGGTGCAGGATTGGAACAGATGATTATCCTTATACGCTCGGGAGCATTCCGATTTTTGGGTGCTGGCAAAAAGGAATTGCTTTGGGAAGCTCATTTGTTGCTGAATAAAAACAGGAATACTCATTTGCAAGTCGGTCAGTTGTTTTCCACTAATGCTGAAAAACCGCAGCTTCCCGTATTCGTTACGGATGAATTGGAAAACCTCTACGATGAAATTGAACTGATGGGATTTCCGGTATCGGGTAGTATTTTCGACCTTGCTAAATCCGATTATAGGGGCAATGCCGATGCAAAAACATTGGCATCATCTAATGGGAAGATTGTCAGAGTGGTTGCTCATTTGGTCGCTTCAAAAACAGTGAGGACAAAAAACGGCTCATTGATGAAGTTCGGTACTTTTATTGATCACAACGGCGACTTTATAGATACGGTGCATTTCACACAAAGCCTGCAAAAATCCCCCTTACGTGGCAAAGGACTTTATCTGATCGAGGGCAAAGCAACGGTAGACTATGATTGCCCAGCAATAGAAGTACACCGTTGTGCGATGATGCCCATTAAACCAGATCCAAGAAGTGTTTAG
- a CDS encoding TonB-dependent receptor translates to MKKILIVSFFMALNLCVYAQNTFKAVIKDSEKKEPIMGVTAHVTGTTIGTTSDENGQVILTGIPNGLQEIQFSFIGFAQHTDSFNFPLEDTTTIEILLSEQSEDLEEIVISSTRSTRTIQNIPTRIEFIGSEELDEKGNMKAGDIRMLLSESTGIHVQTTSPTSANASIRIQGLDGRYTQILKDGFPIYSGASSGLGLLQIPPLDLKQVEVIKGSTSTLYGGGAIAGLVNLISKTPTEERDLRFHLNGTSGRGLDINGFYGQKFKKIGTTIFASHNRNGAYDPAQIGLSAIPKFERYVVNPKLFVYFNDKTKMNFGINTTIENRLGGDMLYIKDKGDNTHQYFEENKTQRYSTQFVFDHTVNENSFVQIKNSVSYFNRNTAIPNYEFEGTQTATFTEASYTHSKEKSEWVTGVNVWTDNFKEKQITAFPLRDYNQTTFGAFVQNSFKATDWLQLETGLRTDYVIDYGAVFLPRVSALFQIANGLTSRIGGGFGYKTPTIFTEESERIQYQNVLPIDDNTNKLERSYGANADINYRTNMGDDWTFSINHLFFYTYLDNPLLLQNTSANVYQFINSSGYIHTKGTETNIKIGYDDFKLFLGYTFTDTRLIENGTNTENPLTPKHRINSVLMYEIEDKWKIGLEAYYFSPQKLNDGTTGKDYVMCGFMAEKIWERFSLYINFENFLDTRQTRFDNIYTGTITNPVFKDIYAPLDGFIINGGIKFKL, encoded by the coding sequence ATGAAAAAAATTCTCATTGTGTCATTTTTTATGGCACTCAACCTTTGTGTATATGCACAAAATACATTCAAAGCTGTAATTAAGGACAGCGAAAAAAAAGAACCTATAATGGGCGTAACTGCACACGTTACAGGAACTACAATCGGAACAACTTCCGATGAAAACGGACAAGTTATATTAACAGGTATTCCAAACGGATTGCAGGAAATTCAGTTTAGTTTTATTGGTTTTGCCCAACATACCGACAGTTTTAATTTTCCGTTAGAAGATACAACCACGATTGAAATCCTACTTTCTGAACAATCGGAAGATTTGGAAGAAATCGTCATTTCATCTACGAGAAGCACAAGAACTATCCAAAATATCCCTACACGCATTGAGTTTATAGGAAGTGAGGAGTTAGACGAAAAAGGCAATATGAAAGCAGGGGATATTCGTATGCTTTTGAGTGAGAGTACAGGTATTCACGTACAAACCACATCGCCCACAAGTGCCAACGCAAGTATTCGTATTCAAGGGCTTGACGGACGATATACGCAAATCTTAAAAGACGGTTTTCCTATTTATTCGGGGGCTTCAAGTGGGTTAGGCTTGTTGCAAATTCCACCGCTTGACTTAAAGCAGGTTGAAGTTATTAAGGGTTCAACTTCTACGCTCTACGGTGGTGGAGCAATAGCAGGTTTGGTAAATCTGATTTCCAAGACACCAACGGAAGAAAGGGATTTGCGTTTTCACTTAAACGGAACATCGGGCAGAGGTTTGGACATCAACGGATTTTACGGACAGAAGTTCAAGAAAATCGGAACAACAATATTTGCTTCGCATAATCGCAACGGAGCTTATGACCCTGCACAAATCGGGCTTTCTGCCATTCCTAAATTTGAAAGGTATGTAGTGAACCCTAAATTATTTGTTTACTTCAATGATAAAACAAAAATGAACTTCGGTATTAACACCACCATTGAAAATCGTTTGGGTGGCGATATGCTTTACATCAAAGACAAAGGCGATAACACACACCAATATTTTGAAGAAAACAAAACACAACGATATTCCACCCAATTTGTTTTTGACCATACGGTAAACGAAAACAGTTTTGTACAGATAAAGAACAGCGTAAGTTATTTTAACCGCAATACAGCCATTCCCAATTACGAGTTTGAGGGAACGCAAACAGCCACTTTTACCGAAGCAAGCTATACCCACAGCAAAGAAAAATCAGAATGGGTAACAGGCGTTAATGTTTGGACGGACAATTTTAAAGAAAAACAGATTACCGCATTTCCGTTAAGAGATTACAACCAAACTACATTCGGGGCTTTCGTTCAAAATTCTTTTAAGGCTACGGATTGGCTTCAATTAGAAACAGGTTTAAGAACGGATTACGTGATAGATTACGGAGCTGTTTTTTTACCAAGAGTATCAGCATTGTTTCAGATTGCAAACGGATTGACTTCACGTATCGGGGGCGGATTTGGGTATAAAACACCCACCATTTTTACGGAAGAAAGCGAACGCATACAATATCAAAACGTACTGCCCATTGATGATAACACCAATAAATTAGAAAGAAGCTACGGAGCAAATGCAGACATCAACTACCGCACTAATATGGGCGATGATTGGACATTTAGCATAAATCATTTGTTCTTTTACACTTATTTGGATAATCCGTTATTGCTTCAAAATACATCTGCAAACGTTTATCAGTTCATCAACTCATCGGGCTACATTCATACCAAAGGAACAGAAACAAATATCAAAATCGGTTACGATGATTTTAAATTGTTTTTGGGCTACACCTTTACCGATACCCGATTGATTGAAAACGGAACAAATACCGAAAATCCATTGACCCCAAAACACCGCATTAACTCTGTACTTATGTATGAAATAGAGGATAAATGGAAGATTGGTTTAGAAGCCTATTATTTCAGTCCGCAAAAACTGAATGACGGAACAACAGGAAAAGACTATGTGATGTGTGGCTTTATGGCTGAAAAGATTTGGGAACGGTTTTCCTTGTACATCAACTTTGAAAACTTCCTTGATACAAGACAAACACGTTTTGACAACATTTATACAGGAACAATAACCAACCCTGTTTTTAAAGACATCTATGCACCATTAGACGGATTTATAATTAACGGTGGGATAAAATTTAAACTTTAA
- a CDS encoding helix-turn-helix domain-containing protein, which yields MEVIAIQKSAFDGMTNELKALLELTESATRKYTPIFKEEKWLDNQEVCLMMNITKRTLQTYKDKGLLPYSKLNRKNYYKLSDVLTLLKAGYPYNINDNGSTDE from the coding sequence ATGGAAGTTATCGCAATACAAAAATCCGCATTTGACGGAATGACAAATGAGCTAAAGGCACTTTTGGAACTGACCGAAAGTGCCACACGAAAATATACCCCGATTTTCAAAGAAGAAAAATGGCTGGATAACCAGGAAGTGTGTTTGATGATGAACATTACCAAACGGACTTTGCAGACCTATAAAGACAAGGGGCTATTGCCATACTCCAAATTAAACCGTAAAAATTATTACAAACTTTCGGACGTACTGACTTTACTTAAAGCCGGGTATCCCTACAATATCAACGACAATGGATCTACTGACGAATGA
- a CDS encoding helix-turn-helix domain-containing protein, which produces MDLLTNEAEEIIAHQEMITLLRKRIEEILKNYRPVMNGEIYLSGEDVCKLIHISKRTLQQYRDDNILPFIQIGGKIIYKETDILSILEQNYISHKP; this is translated from the coding sequence ATGGATCTACTGACGAATGAAGCCGAAGAAATCATCGCCCATCAGGAGATGATAACTCTATTGAGAAAGCGTATCGAAGAGATACTGAAAAACTACCGCCCTGTAATGAACGGGGAAATTTACCTATCCGGCGAAGACGTGTGCAAGCTGATACACATCAGCAAACGCACACTCCAGCAATACCGTGATGATAATATCCTGCCGTTTATACAGATTGGGGGCAAGATCATCTATAAAGAAACGGATATACTGAGCATATTGGAGCAAAACTATATCAGCCACAAACCCTAA
- a CDS encoding cation transporter produces the protein MNKTIFHITKMDCPSEEQLIRMKLQNFDTVKSLEFDIPNRKLNVYHSGNPEPILSALETLNLNTTLISTEESNAVIETDTSNNQWKLLWTVLIINFLFFGIEILFGFFSNSMGLVADSLDMLADSIVYALALFAVGGTIARKNNIAKFAGYFQILLAVIGFVEVVRRFLGFEKMPDFQTMIVVSVLALIANVFCLYLLQKNKSKEAHIQASMIFTSNDVIINSGVIVAGLLVHWLNSSYPDLIIGAIVFMIVARGAYRILKLAK, from the coding sequence ATGAACAAAACCATATTCCATATTACGAAAATGGATTGCCCAAGTGAGGAGCAGTTAATCCGTATGAAGTTGCAAAACTTTGATACGGTAAAATCATTGGAATTTGATATTCCAAACAGAAAATTGAATGTTTATCACAGTGGAAACCCAGAGCCGATTTTATCGGCTTTGGAAACCTTGAATTTGAATACAACATTGATTTCAACCGAAGAAAGTAATGCGGTTATTGAAACAGATACAAGCAATAATCAATGGAAACTTCTTTGGACGGTTTTGATAATCAATTTTCTGTTTTTCGGGATAGAAATACTTTTTGGTTTCTTTTCTAACTCAATGGGTTTGGTAGCTGATAGTTTGGATATGCTTGCGGACAGCATTGTTTATGCTTTGGCTTTATTCGCTGTGGGTGGAACAATAGCCCGAAAAAACAACATTGCCAAATTTGCAGGGTATTTTCAAATCCTGTTAGCTGTTATTGGTTTTGTGGAAGTCGTTAGACGGTTTTTAGGCTTTGAAAAAATGCCCGATTTTCAAACGATGATTGTTGTTTCTGTTTTGGCACTTATCGCAAATGTATTTTGTCTTTATCTGTTACAAAAGAACAAAAGCAAAGAAGCCCATATACAGGCAAGTATGATTTTTACATCAAACGATGTTATTATCAATTCGGGTGTTATAGTTGCAGGGCTTTTGGTTCATTGGCTCAATTCAAGCTATCCCGATTTGATTATCGGAGCAATTGTATTTATGATTGTAGCGAGGGGGGCGTATAGAATATTGAAACTTGCTAAATAA
- the traN gene encoding conjugative transposon protein TraN — protein MKNHFKTFWALALILGFAVQSYAQDSIKAPLALGKIEPYRMEVTYDKTSHLIFPTAIRYVDLGSEYLIAGKAEDAENVLRVKASVRDFEPETNFSVITNDGRFYSFNVYYSGYPDALSYDLLTMQKAVDKANSNDVLFEELGNNSPSLAGLLLETIYKKDKRIVKHIGSKSFGIQFILKGIYIHNGKYYFHTELRNRSNVPFQIDFVNFKVVDKKVAKRTVVQERPLIPLRTYKPLTEISGQTTEQNVFLLDQFTIADDKVLLIEIFEKNGGRQQTLQVENSDLIKARLINDMHLKF, from the coding sequence ATGAAAAATCATTTTAAAACCTTTTGGGCTTTGGCCCTGATACTCGGCTTTGCCGTACAGTCCTACGCACAGGACAGCATCAAAGCACCGCTTGCCCTGGGCAAAATAGAACCGTACCGCATGGAAGTTACCTACGATAAAACTTCGCATTTGATTTTCCCTACCGCCATACGCTATGTGGATTTGGGAAGCGAATACCTGATTGCAGGTAAGGCGGAAGATGCAGAAAACGTACTGCGTGTAAAAGCATCGGTAAGGGATTTTGAACCCGAAACTAATTTTTCGGTCATTACCAATGACGGACGTTTTTACAGCTTCAATGTGTATTACAGTGGGTATCCCGATGCGTTGAGCTATGACCTTTTGACCATGCAGAAAGCGGTGGATAAGGCCAACAGTAATGATGTTCTTTTTGAAGAATTGGGCAACAATTCCCCGTCATTGGCGGGTTTGCTTCTGGAAACCATTTACAAGAAAGACAAACGTATTGTAAAGCATATCGGATCTAAGAGCTTCGGTATTCAGTTTATCCTGAAAGGCATTTACATCCACAACGGTAAATACTATTTCCATACGGAATTGAGAAACCGTAGCAATGTGCCTTTTCAGATTGATTTTGTCAATTTCAAAGTGGTAGATAAAAAGGTAGCCAAACGCACTGTTGTACAGGAACGCCCGTTGATACCGCTTCGTACCTACAAGCCACTCACAGAAATTTCAGGACAAACCACCGAACAGAATGTATTTCTGTTAGACCAATTCACCATTGCCGATGACAAGGTACTGTTGATTGAGATTTTCGAGAAGAATGGTGGCAGACAGCAAACGCTTCAGGTGGAAAATTCGGATTTGATAAAAGCCCGATTGATTAACGATATGCACCTGAAATTTTAG
- a CDS encoding conjugal transfer protein TraO, giving the protein MKKYIYTVLLLFVAITVTQAQRMLPKQKGLEISAGVLSEDKIGNDYYISLGMTVNGKNGNYQLWALEYTHQYHDYKDLRIPQETYTAEGGYSFFLLGDARKNITLNFGITGVVGYETINRGETMLYDGAKILSEDNFIYGAGGRLTFETYLSDRFVLVLQGRTKVLWGTDLEQFRPSAGVGLRFNF; this is encoded by the coding sequence ATGAAAAAGTATATCTATACCGTGCTGCTACTCTTTGTGGCCATCACGGTTACACAGGCACAAAGAATGCTGCCTAAACAGAAAGGATTAGAAATAAGTGCAGGTGTATTATCCGAAGATAAAATCGGTAACGATTATTATATCAGTCTTGGTATGACTGTAAACGGTAAAAACGGCAATTACCAGCTTTGGGCATTGGAATACACCCACCAATACCACGACTATAAAGACTTACGCATACCGCAGGAAACCTATACCGCAGAGGGCGGCTACAGTTTCTTCCTGTTAGGCGATGCCCGAAAGAATATCACGCTGAATTTCGGAATAACGGGTGTGGTCGGGTACGAAACCATCAACCGTGGTGAAACGATGTTGTATGACGGGGCGAAGATACTGAGCGAGGATAATTTCATCTATGGTGCTGGCGGACGGCTCACATTTGAAACCTACCTGTCAGACCGTTTTGTATTAGTTCTGCAAGGGCGTACAAAGGTTTTGTGGGGTACAGATCTCGAACAGTTCCGTCCGTCGGCAGGTGTGGGATTAAGGTTTAACTTTTAA
- the traK gene encoding conjugative transposon protein TraK has translation MEFKTLRNIENSFRQIRLYAIVFAVLCIGVVGYAVWQSYRFAEEQRQKIYVLDNGKSLMLALSQDASINRPVEAREHVRRFHELFFTLAPDKNAIESNMKRAFNLADKSAFDYYKDLSEKGYYNRIISGNVQQRIEVDSVVCNFDNYPYSVRTYAKQFIIRSSNVTRRNLITSCYLVNSVRSDNNPQGFNIEKFAVIENRDIEVINR, from the coding sequence ATGGAATTTAAAACGCTAAGAAATATCGAAAACAGCTTTAGGCAGATCCGTTTGTATGCCATTGTGTTTGCTGTTCTCTGCATCGGCGTGGTAGGATATGCCGTATGGCAATCCTACCGCTTCGCAGAAGAACAACGCCAGAAAATCTATGTGTTGGATAATGGCAAATCACTGATGCTTGCCTTATCGCAGGATGCCAGCATCAACCGACCTGTGGAAGCAAGGGAACACGTCAGACGTTTTCACGAGCTTTTTTTTACGCTTGCTCCCGATAAGAATGCCATTGAAAGCAATATGAAACGGGCATTTAACCTTGCCGACAAATCAGCTTTTGATTATTACAAAGACCTGTCGGAAAAGGGCTATTACAACCGTATCATATCCGGTAATGTGCAGCAACGCATAGAGGTGGATAGTGTCGTGTGCAACTTCGACAACTATCCGTATTCGGTGCGAACCTATGCCAAACAGTTCATTATCCGGTCAAGCAACGTGACCAGGCGAAATCTGATTACTTCCTGCTATCTCGTGAATTCCGTCCGTTCGGACAACAATCCGCAAGGATTTAACATCGAAAAGTTCGCGGTAATAGAAAACAGGGATATCGAAGTTATAAACCGCTAA
- a CDS encoding molybdenum ABC transporter permease gives MDTVTAQLVFGIIVIVVGIGLIYFINRRKFYRRSVAGVEMFSRYSTAVFVRFLERVGKWIAYALIILGVVCIWTYSQMKKDKEKQQMEVQKPK, from the coding sequence ATGGATACGGTTACGGCTCAATTAGTGTTTGGTATTATTGTTATCGTTGTTGGTATAGGGCTTATCTATTTTATCAACCGCAGGAAGTTTTACAGACGTAGTGTGGCAGGTGTCGAAATGTTTTCAAGGTATTCTACTGCCGTATTTGTGCGTTTTTTGGAACGTGTCGGCAAATGGATTGCTTACGCTTTGATTATTCTCGGTGTGGTCTGTATCTGGACTTACAGCCAAATGAAAAAGGATAAGGAAAAGCAACAAATGGAGGTGCAAAAGCCAAAATAA